One window from the genome of Acuticoccus sp. I52.16.1 encodes:
- a CDS encoding MaoC/PaaZ C-terminal domain-containing protein yields MPLDPAYLGALDLAEVTQTWSWRDAAIYALGLGYGDDPTDKGQLVFLDAGQGIQAMPAMVNVLCYDGAWLRDPATGIDYLKVVHGEQEMELFAPLPPEGTLTGRTVIEEIVDKGAGKGALLVTARELYDGATHVATVRHTVFCRGAGGFGGAPDAKRAAAEVPDRAPDGVVKIETPRQLALVYRLSGDLNPLHSDPDVARRAGFERPILHGLSTFGIACRALMAELAGNEPARVKRLGARFSAPVFPGDTIAFHFWRTGEGTAAFVARVEARGADVLKNGVFTYEARP; encoded by the coding sequence ATGCCGCTCGACCCCGCCTACCTCGGCGCGCTGGACCTCGCCGAGGTGACGCAGACCTGGTCCTGGCGCGACGCGGCGATCTACGCCCTCGGCCTCGGCTACGGCGACGATCCGACCGACAAGGGCCAGCTCGTGTTCCTCGACGCCGGTCAGGGCATCCAGGCGATGCCCGCGATGGTCAACGTGCTGTGCTACGACGGCGCCTGGCTGCGCGACCCGGCGACCGGGATCGACTACCTGAAGGTGGTCCACGGCGAGCAGGAGATGGAACTTTTCGCTCCCCTTCCGCCCGAGGGGACGCTGACCGGCCGCACGGTGATCGAAGAGATCGTCGACAAGGGCGCCGGCAAGGGCGCGCTCCTGGTGACGGCGCGCGAGCTTTACGATGGCGCGACCCACGTCGCCACCGTGCGCCACACCGTCTTCTGCCGCGGCGCCGGCGGTTTCGGCGGCGCACCGGACGCCAAGCGCGCGGCCGCCGAGGTGCCGGACCGTGCGCCGGACGGCGTGGTCAAGATCGAGACGCCGCGGCAGCTCGCCCTCGTCTACCGCCTCTCCGGCGACCTCAACCCGCTGCACTCCGACCCCGACGTCGCCCGCCGCGCCGGGTTCGAGCGGCCGATCCTGCACGGCCTCTCGACCTTCGGCATCGCCTGCCGCGCGCTGATGGCCGAGCTCGCCGGCAACGAACCGGCCCGCGTCAAGCGCCTCGGCGCGCGGTTCTCGGCCCCCGTCTTCCCCGGCGATACCATCGCCTTCCATTTTTGGCGCACCGGCGAGGGAACGGCGGCGTTCGTCGCCCGCGTCGAGGCGCGCGGCGCCGACGTCCTCAAGAACGGCGTCTTCACCTACGAGGCCCGCCCGTGA
- a CDS encoding SDR family NAD(P)-dependent oxidoreductase codes for MSKILEGKTAIVTGAGQGVGRAIAEGLAADGARVVVNDIGVTLTGEADNAGAAEEVAGAIRAAGGEAVASAESVTEWDAVQRIVATAMDHFGGVDLVVNNAGILRDAIFHKMDPDQFRAVLEVHLFGSFNVSRAVAGHFREKQSGAYVHMTSTAGLIGNFGQANYMAAKLGIVGLSRAIAMDMARVNVRSNCIAPFAWSRMVSSIPTETEADKDRVAKLKRMTPEKIAPLVAFLGSDAAAGISGQIFSARNNEIYLFNQPRPVRSIHRSEGWTAETLAETLPGAFKPHLTPLERSADVISWDPV; via the coding sequence ATGAGCAAAATACTCGAAGGCAAGACCGCGATCGTCACCGGCGCCGGGCAGGGCGTCGGCCGCGCGATCGCCGAAGGGCTCGCCGCCGACGGCGCGCGGGTCGTCGTCAACGACATCGGCGTGACGCTGACCGGCGAGGCCGACAATGCCGGCGCCGCCGAAGAGGTCGCCGGCGCCATCCGCGCCGCCGGCGGCGAGGCGGTCGCGAGCGCCGAGAGCGTCACCGAGTGGGACGCCGTGCAGCGCATCGTCGCCACCGCGATGGACCATTTCGGCGGCGTCGACCTGGTGGTGAACAACGCCGGAATCCTGCGCGACGCCATCTTCCACAAGATGGACCCCGACCAGTTCCGCGCCGTGCTGGAAGTCCACCTCTTCGGCTCGTTCAACGTCTCGCGCGCCGTCGCCGGCCATTTCCGCGAGAAGCAGAGCGGCGCCTACGTCCACATGACGTCGACCGCCGGGCTCATCGGCAACTTCGGCCAGGCCAACTACATGGCGGCCAAGCTCGGCATCGTCGGCCTGTCACGCGCGATCGCGATGGACATGGCCCGCGTCAACGTGCGCTCCAACTGCATCGCCCCGTTCGCCTGGTCGCGCATGGTCTCCTCGATCCCGACCGAGACGGAGGCCGACAAGGACCGCGTCGCCAAGCTGAAGCGGATGACGCCGGAGAAGATCGCGCCGCTGGTCGCCTTCCTCGGCTCGGACGCGGCGGCCGGCATCTCGGGCCAGATCTTCTCGGCCCGCAACAACGAGATCTACCTCTTCAACCAGCCGCGCCCCGTCCGCTCGATCCACCGCAGCGAGGGCTGGACGGCCGAGACGCTCGCCGAAACCCTTCCCGGCGCGTTCAAGCCACACCTGACCCCGCTGGAGCGCTCGGCCGACGTCATCTCGTGGGATCCGGTCTGA